GCCCTATGCGCAGCCTGCATGGCTGTGTGCCGCAGCCCTGCCCAGCGGGATCTTCTGCAGGCGGAGCTGGGGGGGTGGTACCAGTGAGTGACAGCACAGGTTAGAGGCTCCTCCTTTGTTGTTTTTAGGTAGATGTGTCCTTTTATTGCTTCTGACAAATGTCAAAAGCAGAGGCTATGGGCATCAAATTGTCTGGGGTCTCAAGCGTGGTTACTTCCTAACTGGGTGACTGCGGACAAGTTTTTCAACTATAAATGCATGTAACAAGGTGTGGAGTAGATGAAAGGGGAACATTGGTAAAGCCCTCAGAATAATGGCTGGCGGGAGGCAGGGCTCAACAAATCTTAGCTCCCTTCTGCTTTCTCCTGCCCTTTAGGCAGAAATCTCACCTTGTCTTTTCCCAGTAGCTGTATAAACTTGGGGCCCAGCAGGCTCGAGTGTTCCCAAGGGGGTGGAATAGCTTGCATGTCTTGAGTGGCATTGAGTACAGACCCTCACTTTGGTTATTTCAGCTTCAAACTGTTCCAAGTCACCCCATCTCTGCCGGCCAAATTCGTGGAAGACAAAGAGAAGATGCTGTCACGAACATTGAAGTTGGTGGAGCTGGCTGATGAGACGTGGCTGGTGACTGGGCGGCACCCTTTGCCTGTCATCACTGCAGCCGCTTTCCTGGCTTGGCAGTCACTGCAGCCTTCAGATCGGTTGAAGTGTTCCCTGGCCCGATTTTGTAAATTGGCCAACGTGGACCTGCCCTACCCCGCTTCCTCCCGCCTGCAGGAGCTGCTGGCTGTGCTGCTGCGGATGGCTGAGCAGCTGGCCTGGTTGCAGGTTCTGAGACTTGACAAACGGTCTGTGGTGAAGCACATCGGTGACCTCGTGCAGCACCGCCACATGTTGGTTCGCAAGGCCTTTCGGGATGGACCGGCGGAGCTGGAGGCCCAGAAGGAGCTTCAGGGGCAGGGACGGGATCAGGGGCAGGGACGGGGAGAAGAGAAGGTGGAGAGTAGTTCCTTAGGTTTGCCTGCGGGGAAGCGACCAGCCAGCCCTGCTCTGCTCCTCCCACCCTGCATGTTGAAGCCCCCAAAGCAGATGTGTCACACACACCCTGTCTCCACAGTCACTGGAGATGAGAACATTTCCGATAGTGAAATAGAGCAGTATTTGCGTACCCCGCAGGAAATTAGGGCTTTTCAAAAAGCCCAAGCTGCTAGACAGGCTGCCACGAGTGTGCCTAACCCTCC
This is a stretch of genomic DNA from Manis pentadactyla isolate mManPen7 chromosome 7, mManPen7.hap1, whole genome shotgun sequence. It encodes these proteins:
- the BRF2 gene encoding transcription factor IIIB 50 kDa subunit produces the protein MPGGGRCPDCGSTELVEDSHYSQSQLVCSDCGCVVTEGVLTTTYSDEGNLREVTYSRSTGENEQVSRSQQRGLRRVRDICRILQLPSTFEDTAVAYYQQAYRHSGIRAARLQKKEVLVGCCVLITCRQHNWPLTMGTICTMLYADLDVFSGTYMQIVKLLGLDVPSLCLADLVKTYCSSFKLFQVTPSLPAKFVEDKEKMLSRTLKLVELADETWLVTGRHPLPVITAAAFLAWQSLQPSDRLKCSLARFCKLANVDLPYPASSRLQELLAVLLRMAEQLAWLQVLRLDKRSVVKHIGDLVQHRHMLVRKAFRDGPAELEAQKELQGQGRDQGQGRGEEKVESSSLGLPAGKRPASPALLLPPCMLKPPKQMCHTHPVSTVTGDENISDSEIEQYLRTPQEIRAFQKAQAARQAATSVPNPP